TGCCAGGGGAAGTTGAGCCTATAAGATTATTTCAGGGGTGATAGATATTTCCTGGCTGTCCATTAACTCATAAATTTGAGTTTGTTAGGGCAGACCCGAGCCTCTTACACTCTTATACTATTATACTCTGACACTTTTTCTGCCCAACGGTGGCAGGCATTTCCCGGAGTGGCCCTCACCCCATGGCCCCCTCACCCAGAATAAAAGTTTGGGAGAGCGAGACATTTGCCGGCGGGTAATTTTCCCGACAGTGTCTTCGATTTCTGGCACGAAGGTAGGCGTTGCGGATTGGAGGAAAGAGTCTGTTTTTGAAGGATGTTATCCCGTTGTTCATTGGCGTAAACCGTTGAAACGGTTTCCCCTTCCTTTCTACAATCCTCTCATTAATCATCCATCTTACTCTTTCCTCCTGTAAACGAAATACGATCTTTGATAATGTTGGATTTAATTGATTTATGTATTTTAAAATGATATATTGATTCAAAGAAAAGGATTAATCTGATGTATATTCAAAGTGTATTTTTTTTACAAAACGGATTTTAAAACTTCTTTTTTTTAAAATTTTTAGCAAATTGAGGAATTTCCTCGAAAGGAGGCGTAATGCCTAAACGATTAACAACCATCCGCCTGGGCGAAATAACCGATAAGCAGATCAAAGATTTTACGGATCTGGGTTATACGGTAACGCAATTAATAGCCATGGCCATCGACCGGTTTCACCATAAAGAATTGCGCAATGAGCAGGACAGCAGTCTGTTCGCTCCCATTTACAGCCAGATTTTTCATCTCTGTGAGGCGCATGAAAACGACGCGATTGAGGTTATGCGGCAGAATAAAATTTTTCATTTAAACCCCATTACTTACGACGAATTAAAGCCTGATGAGGCGTTTTATGTGGAAATCGGTCACTTAATCCGCCCGCCGTTTACGCGCGTTGATTTTGAAACGTCAAAAACAGAAGATCAAAAGACAAGCCCGCGCAAATTTTGTCGGGGAATGCTGGTAGCCGCGCCAAGTTTTAGCCTTGCTTAATTTGAAAGCGCGGCGCCCCGGCGTCAAGTATTCCATTTAAAGTAAAGCGATCTTTTATATAAATGCATGATCTCTGAATAACCGGCTAAATTAAAGTTTTTGCAAAAAAGCATTTAAGGCCGCATCTATTCAGCTTTTTTACAGACCAGGCAAAAAAAATTGATTTTAACCAGGCCAGTGAAGGGATTAAGGGAACTTTGAAAAAAATGATGAATTGAAAAAGTCTAAATAAAAACGGCCGGTAATTAATGTTTGCAGGCTGCGTAAAGCATAAAAAATTTTTTAAAAAAAATATATTGAAATACGTTTTTTAGTTATTATTTTCGCAAAAGTGTCGATACTTGATGAAGGTTCAGGAAGATGGAGAAGATAATTTTAAAAGTGTTCATTAACAGTTCCTCTGCGGAACAACGAGCCATGGTTCAAAATTTAGGCGAAATTTTAAAGCAAGAATATGAGGATAATTTTCATTTAACGGTCTATGATATCCAGCAGGACAAAAAGGAAGCACGCCACTATGGTATCTTAGCGATTCCCACAATTGTCAGGATTAAGCCACAACCGGAACGTCGTTTTATCGGCAATATTAGCTCCAGGGAAGAAGTTATTTCTTTAATTCAATCGAACTAAGTTAACTGCGGTAATAGCGTACGGTTTAAATGCTTTAAGTGCCAGCAAACTCGATAAAGGGTAAAATGAGTATCCTTGTAAAAAACAGGAAAATCTGTATTGGTAGCTTTTTTAGGTTTATTTTTAAAATAAAGCTGCTAACCTGCCTGCGGATAGAAGCAGAGGTTGTTTTAAAAGAGATCGAGAATAAAGATTGGTGTTGCAGATACATTGTGTTAAAATATTTTCTGTTGTATGTTTTTTAGGGTGATTTAATATGGAAGAAATAAAAGAAATACAGATATTAATGATTGAAGACGACCCAGATGACGCCCTTATTATTAAAGACCTTCTTTGTGAATCTAAAGACCCCGCTTTTGTGGTAGATCATGTGTACGATTTAAAAAACGGTCTGGAATTTTTACAAACCAATAATCCCGATATTATTTTATTAGATTTAAACCTTCCTGACAGTAGCGGCCTGGATACCATAAGAGCATTAAGATCTTATACGCAGAACCTTCCTGTCATTGTAATTAGCGGTCACAGCGACCAAATGCTGGCCATGGAAGCCGTAAAAATTGGTGCGCATGATTATCTGGTTAAAGGGATTATTTCGGCGCCGATTTTACGACGCGTTTTACTATATGGCTTAAATCGCCATAACCTGAGAAGAAGTCTTACCGAAAATATTGAGCAGTATGACATAATCATCGAAAACAATATTTTTGGGATTCTGATCATAGACAATAGCGGTGTCATCCAGTTTAGCAATAAAAAGGCCGGAGAGTTGCTTGGAAAAGATCCCGAAGATTTAATTAAACAGGATTTCGGTATTCCGGTTGTTCAGAATAGAGCTTTTCATCTCCAGGCTGGCGATCGAATGATCGAACTACGTTCGCGGCCCATTGTCTGGCAAAAACAACAGGCTTACTTTGTTTCCATGTATGATGTGACCGAACGCCTTAAAAGCGAACAAAGATATCAGGCCTTAAATCGCGTTTACCGCATGCTTTTAAAGGCCAATGAAGCTTTGTTTCAGATGCATGATGAAAATTCCTTACTGAAAGAGATCTGTAAAATTGTGGTCGAAGAAGGGGGATATCATTTTGCCTGGGTGGGCTTTGCCGATAATGATCGTCATAAAACGGTGCGTCCCGTGGCCTATTTTGGTCGTGAAGAACATTATATAAAAGGCATTAAAATATCCTGGGGCAAAAACAAATTTGGCCAGGGCCCAACCGGCCGCGCCATTCGCAGCGGCCAGGCGGTTACCGTGCAAAACTGGTCAAAGGACCCTATCGTAGCTCCCTGGCGAAAAAACGGTAAATGCTTCAACTTTAAGGCTTCCATTGCCCTGCCCTTAAAGAATGGCGACGAAACCTTTGGCGCGCTGAATATTTACAGCAAAGAACAAATCTCTTTTGAACCTCTGGAAACCGAGCTGTTATTAAAGCTGGCCGGAAATTTAAGCTATGGCATCCAGAATTTGCGTTTAAAAAAAGCAAAAGAGAAAAACGAACAAGCCCTGGCCGAAAGTTACACACGATTCCGGAACCTGTTTAACAGCGTTCCGGTCGCGCTGTACATCTTTTCTATGGATGAAAAATTATTTGAAGCGAACTCTTTTTTTCTAAAAATGACTGGATTTGAAAAGGTGGAAGATTTAAAGGCCTTTGCCTTTAAACACGGCGGCATGAGCGTCGAGGCCGATAAAGTTTTAAAAGTGTTAGAAACAGAAGATGCCATCCATGAACTTGAGACCCAGTGGCGAACCAATAACGGTAATTTGATCTGGGTGAAAGAAAGTATTCGTGTGGTTCGGGATCATCAGGGCAAAATTTTATATTACGAAGGAATGGCCGAAGACATAACCGCCCGTAAAGCGGCAGAGCAGGCCCTGAAAGCCAGCGAACAAAAATATCGGCGGATTGTCGATCTGGCGCAGGAAGGAATATGGATGTTAGATGCGCGCGCCAGAACAACCTTTGTCAATCAAAAGATGGCCGACATGTTAGGCTATGAAGCGCAGGAGATGATAGGCAGAAATTATTTTGATTTTATAGTTAAAGACAATAAAAAAGAGGCCGTCGCTCAATGGCACAAACAACTGCAGGGCAAAAACATTCAACATGAATTGTGTTTTCTGAAAAAAGACGGAACGAAAATGTGGGGGCTGGTTTCTTCAAGGCCGATTCTGGAGGAGGATTTTCAGGGCGCGCTGAAAATGGTGGTGGATATCACCGAAAAAAAATTAATCAATCAACAATTAGAAGAAACCAATCGTCAGTTGATGAGCCTGTTAGAATCCAGCTCGGCGGTTATTTATTCGGCCAGGTGGCACAATGGCATGGTGGCGCCGCTGCAGATTACGGCAAACCTTAAAAACATTTTTGGCTATGAACCGCAAGAGTTGATCAATAATCCGGATTTGTGGATTAACAACATCCATCCCGAAGATAAAGAACAGGTGATCCAGGCCATTACTAGGATTAACCAGCCCGGAAAGTACAGCTTTGAATACCGTGTTAAAGACCGCGCCGGCAATTATCTGTGGGTTTATGACGAAATGCGCATTCCGGCGGACTGGCGGGAAGGAACGTTCACCATCCATGGCTTATGGATCGACATCACAGAAAAGAAAAAACTGGAAGGGCAGTTTTTACGAGCCCAGCGCATGGAAAGCCTGGGGGCGCTGGCCGGCGGTATTGCCCACGATTTAAACAATATTTTAACGCCCATTTTGCTGGCCACAGAAGTGCTGCGCATGCGCGACAAAAAACCGGCCAATGAAAAGGTAATGCACATGATTGAAAGCAGCGCGCAGCGCGGAAAAGAACTTATTCAACAAATACTGTCGTTTGCCCGGGGCGTAGAAGGAGAGCACAAGCCGGTGCAGGTGCGGCATATTATTGCCGAAGTCGGGCGGATTATAAAAGAAACCTTTCCCAAATCGATTAATTTTAAAATGTCGGTTGCCAAAGATTTATGGCCGGTGCTGGCCGATGCCACCCAAATCAATCAGGTGCTCATGAACCTGTGCGTCAATGCGCGCGACGCCATGCCCGAAGGCGGAAAACTGGAGATCAGGGCAGAAAACGTCGTTTTCGATGAACATTATTCTTTAATGCACCAAACCGCCCAGCCGGGAGATTATATTAAAATCAGCGTAATCGATAGCGGGCAGGGTATCCCGGAAAAGTTAATCAATAAAATATTTGATCCCTTTTTTAGCACCAAAGAGGTCGGCAAAGGCACGGGGCTCGGTCTTTCAACCGTGCACACCATTATCCAGCAGCACAACGGTTTTATCAACGTTTATTCGGAACCGGGAAACGGTACGACCTTTAATGTTTATTTGCCCGCCAATAAATCCGCCGAAGTGGAAGAATCC
This sequence is a window from Caldithrix abyssi DSM 13497. Protein-coding genes within it:
- a CDS encoding circadian clock KaiB family protein, translated to MEKIILKVFINSSSAEQRAMVQNLGEILKQEYEDNFHLTVYDIQQDKKEARHYGILAIPTIVRIKPQPERRFIGNISSREEVISLIQSN
- a CDS encoding PAS domain S-box protein, with protein sequence MEEIKEIQILMIEDDPDDALIIKDLLCESKDPAFVVDHVYDLKNGLEFLQTNNPDIILLDLNLPDSSGLDTIRALRSYTQNLPVIVISGHSDQMLAMEAVKIGAHDYLVKGIISAPILRRVLLYGLNRHNLRRSLTENIEQYDIIIENNIFGILIIDNSGVIQFSNKKAGELLGKDPEDLIKQDFGIPVVQNRAFHLQAGDRMIELRSRPIVWQKQQAYFVSMYDVTERLKSEQRYQALNRVYRMLLKANEALFQMHDENSLLKEICKIVVEEGGYHFAWVGFADNDRHKTVRPVAYFGREEHYIKGIKISWGKNKFGQGPTGRAIRSGQAVTVQNWSKDPIVAPWRKNGKCFNFKASIALPLKNGDETFGALNIYSKEQISFEPLETELLLKLAGNLSYGIQNLRLKKAKEKNEQALAESYTRFRNLFNSVPVALYIFSMDEKLFEANSFFLKMTGFEKVEDLKAFAFKHGGMSVEADKVLKVLETEDAIHELETQWRTNNGNLIWVKESIRVVRDHQGKILYYEGMAEDITARKAAEQALKASEQKYRRIVDLAQEGIWMLDARARTTFVNQKMADMLGYEAQEMIGRNYFDFIVKDNKKEAVAQWHKQLQGKNIQHELCFLKKDGTKMWGLVSSRPILEEDFQGALKMVVDITEKKLINQQLEETNRQLMSLLESSSAVIYSARWHNGMVAPLQITANLKNIFGYEPQELINNPDLWINNIHPEDKEQVIQAITRINQPGKYSFEYRVKDRAGNYLWVYDEMRIPADWREGTFTIHGLWIDITEKKKLEGQFLRAQRMESLGALAGGIAHDLNNILTPILLATEVLRMRDKKPANEKVMHMIESSAQRGKELIQQILSFARGVEGEHKPVQVRHIIAEVGRIIKETFPKSINFKMSVAKDLWPVLADATQINQVLMNLCVNARDAMPEGGKLEIRAENVVFDEHYSLMHQTAQPGDYIKISVIDSGQGIPEKLINKIFDPFFSTKEVGKGTGLGLSTVHTIIQQHNGFINVYSEPGNGTTFNVYLPANKSAEVEESREIAEDLKGEGQTILVIDDEAAIREIISNTLKDNGYRVLTASDGAQGVAIFAQQKNKTDLVLTDISMPYMDGHSAIRSILKINPDVDIIAMSGLEHDVKVDINRPIKMLNKPFTSQKLLKTMKEVLAVSTKTKEKQTAN